The stretch of DNA GCGCGCCTAGCCCTGCGGCCTATTCGGCTCCGTCACGGTGGGTAAGAATGGCCGGAAACCGCTCTAATCGTCGCGCGAGACCTTTTCGCGGCGTTCGTGGGCTTCCTGCGCTTCGACAGTCATGGTCGCAACGGGGCGCGCGATCAGACGCCTGAGGCCGATCGGATCGCCGGTCACCTCGCAATAGCCATACTCGCCCGAATCGATCCGCCGCAGCGCCGCGTCGATCTTGGAGACGAGCTTGCGCTGGCGATCGCGGGTGCGCAGTTCGATGCCCCAGTCGGTCTCGCTCGAAGCGCGGTCGGTGAGATCGGCCTCGCGGATCGGACCATCGGCGAGCGATTGCAGCGTCTGCCCGGCGGCCGAGTGGATCGAGCGCTTCCATTCCAGCAGCAGCATCCGGAAATAGGCCTGCTGGCGCTCGTTCATGTACTCCTCGTCATCGCTCGGCACATAGTCCGGCGCGAGCAGGCGCTTCGCCTTTTCGAGAATGTCGATTTCGTCAGACGCGGCAGTAGGCATCAAGCTTTCTCGTCCCATGAGTTGCCGGGAAGTCCATCGCGTCCTGACGCCCTGAATATTTTCATGGGCTCACCTGGATCCGGCAAGCTGAAGCAATGCGCGCCCTATAGGGAAGCCCCCCAAGCCACACAAGCGGCTTTGGGGAAAGGCAGGTGCAAAAGCCCTCCGACAAGAAAGTCTGCGCAGCGTTAACTAATTTTTGACCATAAGCGCCGCACTTCTGGGGCCACGGAAGGTCGCCGGGGGGCGATCTGGTGAGAGACGGGGACCAGACATGAACATCATCACGATCAGCGCCAAG from Porphyrobacter sp. YT40 encodes:
- the dksA gene encoding RNA polymerase-binding protein DksA, encoding MPTAASDEIDILEKAKRLLAPDYVPSDDEEYMNERQQAYFRMLLLEWKRSIHSAAGQTLQSLADGPIREADLTDRASSETDWGIELRTRDRQRKLVSKIDAALRRIDSGEYGYCEVTGDPIGLRRLIARPVATMTVEAQEAHERREKVSRDD